Proteins encoded in a region of the Osmerus mordax isolate fOsmMor3 chromosome 17, fOsmMor3.pri, whole genome shotgun sequence genome:
- the LOC136960424 gene encoding uncharacterized protein has protein sequence MRQEKCSYADIANNITAQFGVERGVSARSVRRFCAGNVVPKRNALTTQQLQVEVASAINEAGPTYGRKMLTGYLAAKGVHAAERRVGSILKNICQPYNAERCHGARNLNPSPDYAKYMGHKLHIDQNEKLVIFGVTHVLAIDGFSSMIVAHSIMPVKNNVIIYDKVFRSAVMKYGMWDQVRVDHGKEFYLTLFIQEMLQEHRHDREAAPYCQTQSTRNHTVERMWPEVNNRVNYPLKTALVGMTNAEILDMEDSISKYCVSIKLTCQLAQIGITRMVASWNAHRIPGKGIPSVLSRGGCQAIAPVNQLLDASAAADLYQQHLGSLTRESTFGADPFPSADVRSRAEMDFNDQFPDMEALFEATVHRNYRHFQEAVMCLIDVTKRYVEHYWNLSSQTSRAPKLLTQREQQGQHTGDRTPGSSFREDSLDGIQEKIEEGILASQNLDSVLVGLRETTNLLAINQQRMSMKEAFKCLVCQEFNGLLLGDRGYACMPYLLTPYPEPATDPERAFNLAHA, from the exons ATGCGACAAGAAAAGTGTAGCTATGCTGATATTGCTAACAATATCACAGCACAGTTCGGTGTGGAAAGAGGTGTTTCTGCCCGCAGTGTCAGAAGGTTTTGTGCCGGAAATGTTGTGCCGAAACGGAATGCTTTGACCACACAGCAATTACAGGTGGAAGTGGCTAGCGCTATAAATGAG GCAGGACCAACATATGGCCGCAAGATGCTTACAGGCTACCTTGCCGCTAAAGGAGTACATGCTGCAGAGCGTCGTGTTGGCAGTATACTGAAAAATATTTGCCAACCATACAATGCTGAGCGATGTCAT GGAGCACGTAACTTGAATCCCTCACCCGACTATGCTAAGTATATGGGCCATAAGCTCCATATTGACCAAAATGAGAAACTGGTCATCTTTGGTGTGACACATGTGTTGGCCATTGATGGATTCAGCAGCATGATTGTGGCACATTCCATTATGCCAGTAAAGAACAACGTCATAATATATGACAAAGTTTTCAG GTCTGCTGTAATGAAATATGGGATGTGGGACCAGGTCAGAGTCGATCACGGAAAGGAATTTTACCTGACCTTGTTCATACAAGAAATGTTACAAGAACACAGACATGATCGAGAGGCGGCTCCTTATTGTCAAACCCAATCCACAAGA AACCATACAGTTGAAAGAATGTGGCCAGAGGTGAATAACAGGGTGAACTACCCACTGAAGACTGCTCTGGTGGGGATGACAAATGCAGAGATATTGGACATGGAGGACAGCATATCCAAATACTGTGTGTCGATAAAACTCACTTGCCAACTAGCACAGATTGGTATCACAAGGATGGTTGCATCATGGAATGCACACCGGATTCCAG GAAAGGGGATACCAAGTGTACTATCCAGAGGTGGTTGCCAAGCTATCGCTCCAGTCAACCAGCTACTCGATGCCTCTGCAGCGGCTGACCTCTACCAGCAGCACCTAGGATCACTGACTCGTGAGTCTACCTTTGGTGCTGATCCTTTCCCATCTGCAGACGTGAGGTCAAGAGCTGAAATGGATTTCAATGATCAGTTCCCAGATATGGAAGCACTTTTTGAAGCAACCGTACACCGGAACTACAGGCATTTTCAAGAAGCTGTTATGTGTCTGATTGATGTAACTAAGAGATATGTTGAACACTATTGGAATTTGTCCTCACAGACATCAAGGGCACCCAAATTGTTGACTCAGAGGGAACAACAG GGTCAGCATACTGGAGACAGAACTCCAGGAAG TAGCTTCAGAGAGGACAGCCTGGATGGCATTCAAGAAAAAATCGAGGAGGGGATCTTGGCATCCCAGAACCTGGACTCTGTGCTGGTGGGCTTGCGTGAGACAACCAATCTGCTGGCGATTAATCAGCAGAGGATGTCAATGAAGGAGGCTTTCAAGTGCCTTGTCTGCCAGG AGTTTAATGGACTTCTGCTTGGGGACAGAGGTTATGCCTGTATGCCATACCTGCTGACACCCTACCCAGAACCAGCAACAGACCCAGAGAGAGCCTTCAACCTTGCCCATGCTTAA
- the LOC136960177 gene encoding kyphoscoliosis peptidase-like, with protein MAFHNHLTLVQKILLAIFCFPLLPFYLWYVCFCASEDKNDKDDSQEYKLERREKARADAVDGHSDKGKEVRRNGVAYENEVFVGDDYKTELGRKTEYAFPWDTSNLKSMCISFDKLKHIDAYASKVKAEDTVEALVQELLKGTKSDMEKLRAIWMWVTHHIEYDVVGLQNPDLRSGSPSDVLKTGKGVCAGYAGLFQAMCSLAGIECQQVSGYSKGGMYKLGVRFTGSATHAWNAVRLAGTWHLLDSTWGAGNVRDNHSTFKFEYNEFYFLTHPALFVGDHFPLESQWQLLNPRLSLKQFENSMHLRSTFYNLALLSIHPETYLIQSDGKTTITVKSSSPVLFMHNMNGKQRNAIMTLTPDGMKLDVYPQETENHSLEIYAKALNSGEEEKYSQVCEYKIQCKAVNREMRLPDDLSNPVGPSWLTERRGLQHPSQRGPIVHAADGRCSLRFHVASHLDLMAMLSAAAMTDDEQRRHVFQSRRGDSVDFRVQVPRAGLYVFSVYGRDKAEMGSYGFLCNYLISCTNPTVRWPFYPMRYDSWKEDYELVEPLSGVLPASRTVKFKMRIPHVSQVSVGGRDTQELLLDADGYWSGCCSTVGCTDLNIMIQFNPGDRSHSFVLNYQVESH; from the exons ATGGCCTTCCACAACCACCTTACTCTTGTGCAGAAAATACTGCTGGCAAttttttgttttcctctgcTTCCATTCTACCtgtggtatgtgt GCTTCTGTGCCAGTGAAGACAAAAACGATAAAGATGATAGCCAGGAATACAAACTTG AGCGCAGGGAGAAGGCCAGAGCAGATGCAGTTGATGGACACAGTGATAAGG GAAAAGAAGTAAGGAGAAATGGAGTTGCATATGAAAATGAGG TTTTCGTTGGTGATGACTATAAAACAGAGCTTGGCAGGAAGACTGAATATG CTTTCCCATGGGACACATCCAACCTGAAGTCAATGTGCATTTCTTTCGATAAACTCAAACATATTGATGCTTATGCAAGTAAG GTGAAAGCCGAGGACACTGTGGAGGCCCTGGTCCAGGAGCTGCTGAAGGGGACTAAGAGTGACATGGAGAAGCTGAGGGCTATCTGGATGTGGGTCACACACCACATTG AATATGATGTTGTGGGCCTCCAAAACCCTGATCTCAGATCAGGCTCCCCCAGTGATGTCTTAAAGACAGGGAAAGGAGTGTGTGCAGGCTACGCTGGCCTGTTCCAAGCTATGTGCAG TCTTGCAGGCATAGAGTGTCAGCAGGTGTCTGGGTATTCCAAGGGTGGAATGTACAAGCTGGGTGTCCGCTTTACAGGGAGTGCTACCCACGCCTGGAATGCGGTCAGACTAGCAGGGACCTGGCATCTACTGGACAGCACATGGGGAGCTGGGAACGTCCGTGATAATCACTCCACATTCAAATTCGA ATACAATGAGTTCTACTTCCTGACGCACCCTGCACTCTTTGTGGGAGATCATTTCCCGCTTGAGAGCCAGTGGCAGCTGCTCAACCCTCGGCTTTCCTTGAAGCAATTTGAGAACTCGATGCATCTGAGAAGCACGTTTTATAATTTGGCCCTCCTCTCTATACACCCTGAGACATATCTCATCCAATCAG ATGGAAAGACAACGATCACAGTTAAGAGTTCATCACCTGTGCTGTTCATGCACAACATGAATGGGAAACAGCGCAACGCTATCATGACACTCACACCAGATGGCATGAAGCTGGATGTCTACCCCCAGGAAACTGAAAATCATTCCTTGGAAATATATGCAAAGGCCTTGAattctggagaggaggaaaagtacAGCCAAGTGTGTGAGTATAAGATCCAGTGCAAGGCGGTCAACAGGGAAATGCGGCTTCCGGATGACCTGAGTAACCCAGTGGGGCCCAGCTGGCTGACGGAGAGGAGGGGCCTCCAGCATCCCTCGCAGCGTGGCCCCATCGTCCACGCGGCTGACGGCCGCTGCTCCCTTCGCTTCCACGTGGCAAGCCACTTGGACCTCATGGCCATGCTGAGCGCCGCAGCCATGACTGACGACGAGCAGAGGAGACACGTCTTTCAGTCCAGGCGAGGAGACTCTGTGGATTTCAGGGTGCAGGTCCCCAGGGCGGGGTTGTACGTGTTCAGCGTATATGGCAGGGACAAAGCAGAGATGGGGAGCTATGGGTTCCTCTGTAATTATCTGATCTCCTGCACCAACCCAACAGTGAGGTGGCCCTTCTACCCAATGAGGTACGATTCCTGGAAAGAAGACTATGAGCTGGTGGAGCCCCTGTCAGGGGTCCTGCCAGCCAGTCGTACGGTCAAGTTTAAGATGAGGATCCCCCACGTGTCACAGGTCTCTGTGGGAGGCAGGGACACACAGGAGCTGCTCCTGGATGCAGATGGGTACTGGAGTGGCTGCTGCAGTACAGTGGGGTGCACCGACCTCAACATCATGATCCAATTCAATCCTGGCGACCGATCGCATTCCTTTGTTCTCAACTATCAAGTGGAGAGCCACTAG